One genomic region from Salinicola endophyticus encodes:
- a CDS encoding PLP-dependent aminotransferase family protein has product MEDRRRALARIESGYHAQPVHLTKHQRLEQTLLWLIERHWQKGQRLPGHRDLCASLGVARNTLAGVIERLVQQGYLITDHGRGTWVHKPAPPETSAPTTGPISRRAHRLLSDVGASPVQSGAFVPGVPDIVHFPLARWRQLYSRVTVPHNTLLLAYASGGYGPLKRAIAGFLARWRGIHCELDQIVITEGAHHGLQLCALALADEGDRAVMDSPFYWGARNVFQACGLSVDHAIWTPRHGYRQPLPALSPRLVYFTGSHHYPLGVQSVIAHKQTLIQHLAPEWILEDDYEFGDGDRQLLAFDPRSGNRILIGSFSKLMFPGLRLGYLVVPSALSHTLNRVRTGVFREGRLLDQAVLAAFIDAGDLDRWCHRIAADYLGRQRELHALLAETPGVIAVSPPAPNISLSVELSPTLDDERLSHYLLNRHHLVARPLSRVCAPGDTRRGLVLGVGMAEGEALTRQGRRLAAAIRSFVEQQT; this is encoded by the coding sequence ATGGAAGATCGCCGCCGGGCCCTGGCCCGGATCGAGAGCGGCTATCACGCCCAGCCCGTCCATCTGACCAAGCACCAGCGTCTGGAGCAGACCCTGCTGTGGCTGATCGAACGCCACTGGCAGAAAGGTCAGCGCCTGCCCGGTCACCGTGATCTGTGCGCATCGCTGGGCGTGGCCCGCAATACCCTGGCCGGGGTGATCGAACGGCTGGTCCAGCAAGGCTATCTGATCACCGACCACGGCCGCGGTACCTGGGTCCACAAGCCCGCGCCGCCAGAGACCAGCGCGCCCACCACCGGGCCGATCTCCCGGCGCGCTCACCGACTCCTGAGCGATGTCGGTGCCAGCCCGGTACAGAGCGGCGCCTTCGTCCCCGGGGTGCCGGATATCGTGCACTTCCCGCTGGCTCGCTGGCGCCAGCTCTACTCGCGCGTCACCGTACCGCACAACACCCTGCTGCTCGCCTATGCCTCGGGCGGCTACGGCCCGCTCAAGCGCGCGATCGCCGGCTTTCTCGCCCGCTGGCGCGGCATCCACTGCGAGCTCGATCAGATCGTGATCACCGAAGGCGCCCACCACGGCCTGCAGCTGTGCGCCCTGGCGCTCGCCGACGAGGGTGACCGGGCGGTGATGGACTCCCCCTTCTACTGGGGCGCGCGCAACGTCTTCCAGGCCTGCGGTCTGAGTGTCGATCACGCCATCTGGACCCCCCGCCACGGCTACCGTCAGCCGCTGCCGGCCCTCTCGCCGCGACTGGTCTACTTCACCGGCTCGCACCACTACCCGCTGGGCGTGCAGTCAGTGATCGCTCACAAACAAACGCTGATCCAGCATCTCGCACCCGAGTGGATTCTCGAGGATGACTACGAGTTCGGAGACGGCGACCGCCAGCTCCTGGCGTTCGACCCGCGCAGCGGCAACCGCATCCTGATCGGCTCCTTCTCCAAGCTGATGTTCCCCGGACTACGGCTGGGCTACCTGGTGGTGCCCAGCGCCCTCAGCCATACCCTCAACCGGGTACGTACCGGGGTCTTTCGCGAGGGCCGGCTGCTGGACCAGGCGGTGCTCGCCGCTTTCATCGACGCCGGCGATCTGGACCGCTGGTGCCACCGAATCGCCGCCGACTACCTGGGCCGCCAGCGCGAGCTCCACGCCCTGCTGGCGGAAACGCCTGGGGTGATCGCCGTCTCCCCGCCGGCGCCCAACATCAGCTTGAGCGTCGAGCTCTCCCCTACCCTCGACGACGAACGCCTGTCGCACTACCTGCTCAACCGCCACCATCTGGTGGCGCGGCCGCTAAGCCGGGTGTGCGCACCCGGCGACACGCGCCGCGGTCTGGTGCTCGGGGTGGGCATGGCCGAAGGGGAAGCGCTGACACGCCAGGGTCGGCGGCTGGCGGCGGCGATCCGCAGCTTCGTCGAACAGCAAACGTAA
- a CDS encoding APC family permease, with amino-acid sequence MSNASQPTEFVRVLARADVLALAFGAMIGWGWIVLTGGAIIDGGSLGAIIAFIIGGIAVLLVGLTYAELAAAMPQVGGEHVYSYRALGHFASFVCTWSIVLGYVSVASFEAVALPTVVEHLFPGYAVGDLWTVAGWEVKASWVAVGVIGSLVMMVINYLGISTAALLQKVVTGLILIAGVMFVTGSLFTGDTGNMQPLFASGEHGAFGGIVAVLVLVPFLFVGFDVIPQAAEEIDLPFRDIGKVLVLSVLMAVAWYTLIVLGTSLMLDNDALGGSTLSVPDAMQAVFDGAWAGNLMVLAGIAGIITSWNAFYIGGSRAIYALAHSGMLPAFLGKLHPRYKTPTNAIILIGVLSTLAPFFGRPALVWLVDAGGLGIVIAYLFVSLSFLILRRREPEMARPYRVKAGGLVGVLAVLLSLGMVFLYLPGSPSALVPVEWVVFGGWMIAGLLLYVWARQRYGREVGDRLIRASYTKS; translated from the coding sequence ATGTCCAACGCTTCTCAACCCACCGAGTTCGTGCGCGTGCTGGCGCGGGCCGATGTGCTGGCGCTCGCCTTCGGCGCGATGATCGGCTGGGGCTGGATCGTGCTCACCGGCGGCGCCATTATCGATGGCGGCAGCCTGGGGGCGATCATTGCCTTCATCATCGGCGGCATCGCGGTGCTGCTGGTCGGCCTGACCTATGCCGAGCTGGCGGCGGCGATGCCGCAGGTCGGCGGCGAGCACGTCTACAGCTATCGCGCGCTGGGGCATTTCGCGTCCTTCGTCTGTACCTGGAGCATCGTGCTCGGCTATGTCAGCGTCGCCTCGTTCGAGGCGGTGGCGCTGCCCACGGTGGTCGAGCATCTGTTCCCCGGCTATGCCGTGGGCGATCTGTGGACCGTCGCCGGCTGGGAGGTCAAGGCCAGCTGGGTGGCGGTCGGAGTGATCGGCTCGCTGGTGATGATGGTGATCAACTATCTGGGGATCTCGACGGCGGCGCTGCTGCAGAAGGTGGTCACCGGCCTGATCCTGATCGCCGGGGTGATGTTCGTCACCGGTTCGCTGTTCACCGGTGACACCGGCAATATGCAGCCGCTGTTCGCCAGCGGCGAACATGGCGCCTTCGGTGGTATCGTCGCGGTGCTGGTACTGGTGCCCTTCCTGTTCGTCGGTTTCGACGTCATCCCCCAGGCGGCGGAGGAGATCGATTTGCCGTTCCGCGATATCGGCAAGGTGCTGGTGCTGTCGGTACTCATGGCGGTGGCCTGGTACACCCTGATCGTGCTGGGTACCAGCCTGATGCTCGACAACGACGCCCTGGGTGGCAGTACCCTGAGCGTGCCCGATGCCATGCAGGCGGTGTTCGATGGCGCCTGGGCCGGCAATCTGATGGTGCTGGCCGGGATCGCCGGGATCATCACCAGCTGGAATGCCTTCTACATCGGCGGCTCGCGGGCGATCTACGCGCTCGCCCACTCGGGCATGCTGCCGGCGTTTCTCGGCAAGCTGCACCCGCGCTACAAGACGCCCACCAATGCCATCATCCTGATCGGCGTGCTCTCCACCCTGGCGCCGTTCTTCGGCCGCCCGGCGCTGGTGTGGCTGGTCGATGCCGGCGGCCTGGGGATCGTCATCGCCTATCTGTTCGTGTCGCTGTCGTTTCTGATCCTGCGCCGGCGCGAGCCGGAGATGGCGCGCCCCTACCGGGTCAAGGCCGGCGGTCTGGTCGGCGTGCTCGCGGTCCTGCTGTCGCTGGGCATGGTGTTCCTCTACCTGCCGGGCAGTCCGTCGGCGCTGGTGCCGGTGGAGTGGGTAGTGTTCGGCGGCTGGATGATCGCCGGATTGCTGCTGTACGTGTGGGCGCGACAGCGCTACGGTCGAGAGGTAGGCGATCGTCTCATCCGTGCCTCTTACACGAAATCGTGA
- the gabT gene encoding 4-aminobutyrate--2-oxoglutarate transaminase — MTNAELNELKQRYVASGAASPAVEFAARAENAELWDEDGKRFIDFAGGIGVLNIGHRHPKVVEAVKAQLDRVMHTCQTVMPYEGYVRVAQKLSEVTPVRGHAKVMLANSGAEALENAVKVARAATGRSSVICFSGGYHGRTFMTMAMNGKVAPYRNDFGPMPGQVYRAPYPVESIGVSEEEALRHLKMVLKTDANPRDTAAIVIEPVLGEGGFHAAPKRFLEAIREICDEHGILMIVDEVQSGFGRTGKLFAIEHSGVEPDIMTMAKSMADGMPISAVVGTDKVMDASGGNSLGGTYTGSPVSCAAVLAVLEVFEEERILEKSQALGEKLRARFDKWQQDYASVANARNLGAMAAFDLVSDKKSAQPNTELAAKLCKTARERGLILLSCGLYGNTIRFLMPVTISDAVLEEGLDLIEAMLSEFGA, encoded by the coding sequence ATGACCAACGCAGAACTCAATGAACTCAAGCAGCGCTACGTAGCCAGCGGTGCGGCCAGCCCGGCGGTCGAATTCGCCGCGCGGGCGGAGAACGCCGAGCTGTGGGACGAGGACGGCAAGCGCTTCATCGACTTCGCCGGCGGTATCGGCGTGCTCAACATCGGTCACCGGCACCCCAAGGTGGTCGAGGCGGTCAAGGCGCAGCTCGACCGCGTCATGCACACCTGTCAGACGGTCATGCCCTACGAGGGCTACGTGCGCGTGGCGCAGAAGCTGAGCGAGGTCACGCCGGTGCGCGGCCACGCCAAGGTGATGCTGGCCAACTCCGGCGCCGAGGCGCTGGAAAATGCGGTCAAGGTGGCGCGGGCCGCCACCGGGCGCTCCAGTGTGATCTGCTTCTCCGGCGGCTATCACGGGCGTACCTTCATGACCATGGCAATGAACGGCAAGGTCGCCCCCTACCGCAACGACTTCGGCCCGATGCCGGGGCAGGTCTATCGTGCGCCCTATCCGGTCGAGTCGATCGGGGTCAGTGAAGAGGAGGCCCTGCGCCACCTCAAGATGGTGCTCAAGACCGACGCCAACCCGCGCGATACCGCAGCGATCGTGATCGAGCCGGTGCTCGGCGAGGGCGGTTTCCACGCCGCGCCCAAGCGCTTCCTCGAGGCGATCCGCGAGATCTGCGACGAGCACGGGATCCTGATGATCGTCGACGAGGTGCAGTCGGGTTTCGGGCGTACCGGCAAGCTGTTCGCGATCGAGCACTCTGGGGTCGAGCCGGACATCATGACCATGGCCAAGAGCATGGCCGACGGCATGCCGATCTCCGCGGTGGTAGGTACCGACAAGGTCATGGATGCTTCCGGCGGCAACTCGCTGGGCGGCACCTATACCGGCAGCCCGGTGTCGTGTGCCGCAGTGCTTGCGGTGCTCGAGGTGTTCGAGGAGGAGCGCATCCTGGAGAAGAGCCAGGCGCTGGGCGAGAAGCTGCGGGCACGCTTCGACAAGTGGCAGCAGGACTACGCCTCGGTCGCCAACGCGCGCAACCTGGGCGCCATGGCGGCGTTCGACCTGGTCAGCGACAAGAAGAGCGCGCAGCCCAACACCGAGCTGGCGGCCAAGCTGTGCAAGACCGCGCGCGAGCGCGGGCTGATCCTGCTCTCCTGCGGCCTCTACGGCAACACCATCCGCTTCCTGATGCCGGTCACCATCAGTGACGCGGTGCTGGAGGAGGGGCTGGACCTGATCGAGGCCATGCTGAGCGAATTCGGCGCCTGA
- a CDS encoding GNAT family N-acetyltransferase has protein sequence MTTYDWRWYRGEQLDTHTLYALLALRTAVFVVEQQCAYQEQDGHDLSATTDHLAVWAEGTLAASLRLLAPVSPREPVTIGRVVIAPDHRGSGLGHRLMAAALAHLAERWPGRDAYLSAQAHLQNYYAGHGFVAVTETYLEDDIPHIGMHRRGG, from the coding sequence ATGACGACATACGACTGGCGCTGGTACCGCGGCGAGCAGCTCGATACCCACACGCTCTACGCCCTGCTGGCGCTACGCACGGCCGTGTTCGTGGTCGAGCAGCAGTGTGCCTACCAGGAGCAGGATGGTCACGATCTGAGTGCCACGACCGACCATCTCGCGGTGTGGGCGGAGGGTACCTTGGCCGCGTCACTACGCCTGCTGGCGCCGGTATCGCCACGCGAGCCGGTGACCATCGGGCGCGTGGTGATCGCGCCCGATCATCGCGGCTCGGGCCTGGGTCATCGGCTGATGGCGGCGGCGCTCGCACATCTCGCCGAACGCTGGCCGGGTCGCGACGCCTACCTCTCCGCTCAGGCCCACCTGCAGAACTACTACGCAGGCCACGGTTTCGTCGCGGTGACAGAGACTTACCTGGAGGACGATATCCCGCATATCGGCATGCACCGGCGCGGCGGCTGA
- a CDS encoding threo-3-hydroxy-L-aspartate ammonia-lyase, which produces MSRLAIDYDDVVAAHRRLAGIAHHTPVLRSATADARSGAVLHFKAEHLQRVGAFKFRGGYNAISQFDRDQRVAGVIAFSSGNHAQAIALSARLHGIRAVIVMPEDAPAIKIAATRGYGAEVVLYDRYTQDRETLGRELAEAEGLTLIPPFDHPHVMAGQGTVAKELFDDVGELDTLLVPLGGGGLLSGCATVARARYPRCRIVGVEPEAGNDAQRSLASGEIVAIDTPRTIADGAQTQALGRLTFPVLQQCVDEIVTVSDAELVETMGFLVGRMKQLVEPTGCLAAAAAFTGRARLEGQRVGIVLSGGNVDLNHFAELISTTAVDETTRAYQD; this is translated from the coding sequence ATGAGCCGCTTGGCGATCGATTACGACGATGTAGTGGCGGCACACCGGCGGTTGGCGGGCATCGCTCACCACACGCCCGTGCTGCGTTCGGCAACGGCCGATGCGCGCAGTGGCGCCGTGCTGCATTTCAAGGCGGAGCATCTTCAGCGGGTCGGCGCCTTCAAGTTTCGGGGTGGCTACAATGCCATCAGCCAGTTCGATCGTGACCAGAGGGTCGCGGGGGTGATCGCCTTTTCTTCGGGCAATCATGCTCAGGCGATTGCGCTCTCGGCCAGACTGCATGGCATTCGTGCCGTCATCGTGATGCCCGAGGATGCGCCTGCGATCAAGATCGCGGCCACGCGGGGCTATGGTGCCGAGGTGGTGCTCTACGATCGCTATACTCAGGACCGCGAGACGTTGGGCCGGGAGCTGGCCGAGGCTGAAGGCTTGACCCTGATCCCGCCGTTCGATCATCCCCACGTCATGGCAGGACAGGGCACCGTTGCCAAGGAGCTGTTCGATGATGTGGGCGAGCTGGATACGCTGCTCGTGCCGCTGGGCGGCGGCGGGCTGCTGTCAGGCTGTGCCACGGTCGCCAGGGCGCGTTATCCGCGCTGCCGGATCGTCGGGGTCGAGCCGGAAGCCGGCAACGACGCCCAGAGAAGTCTGGCCAGTGGCGAGATCGTCGCGATCGATACGCCACGCACGATCGCCGATGGCGCCCAGACCCAGGCGCTGGGCAGGCTGACGTTCCCGGTGCTGCAACAGTGTGTCGATGAGATCGTCACCGTCAGCGACGCTGAGCTGGTCGAGACGATGGGCTTTCTGGTCGGGCGCATGAAGCAGTTGGTCGAGCCGACCGGATGTCTGGCGGCAGCGGCGGCTTTCACCGGCCGTGCGCGGCTCGAGGGCCAGCGTGTCGGGATCGTGCTCTCCGGAGGCAACGTCGATCTGAACCACTTCGCCGAGCTGATCTCGACGACCGCGGTCGATGAAACCACCCGAGCGTATCAAGACTGA